AAATCAACTGCTTCCGTAAACACCCAAAGCAAGACAAAATTTTGCTCAAACGAGACAGTACATTTCCAGTAATCTAAAAACCAAAATTGTGTCGAAAAAAGGTCCTGTCTCTGCCACATGGTCATACAGGAATGCGGATCATCGGTGCATCGTTTTATTTTGCAGTCGTTTTGTTGATGTTAGGTATTTCTCTGATGCCCTCACCAAACATTTGATTCTGCTGACACAAGCAAAGCAGGTGCCCTGGTTCTAATTGTAAGCATTATTTTAACTGTTATGTAGAGCATACTTCACCACTTCATAGAATGAAACCACAATCCCAACTGAAGGTCCTACACGGGCAACACGAGGACCAACTCCTGTAAACAAACCCTTTATTCCCGAATCCCTGCATCAGAAAAGCTTTTGAGGTCACTATTATTAATACTTgcatttttataaacttattttacaATTATCCAGCAAGCCAAAAGTAATTTCTGATGCCCAAAATAAAAGTGGAAGCTGATACCATGTATAGACAACATTATTCAAGTCAACCATAGATTAGACCAGCCAAAACAACCAATAGATTCGGCAGCTACCTTCTAAGTTATAAACAATGAGGGGAAAGATTTAGGATAGTTAAGCAAACACCCAAAGAAATCTGTGAATCTGATTAACTAatagttaaaagtaaaatttgtaGTTTGGCTGACTAGGTGCAATCAGATGTTGACAGAACCAAAACACAGCATGGCCACAAAAAAGTTCATATCCCAACAAAAAAGAATCAGATATCAAAGTTCTTgtgaataaatatttcatacacAACTTAGTATAGTTCAAACAGAAATCTGAAAGGACATGAAATAAGAAATATACCTCCAAACCTCAATCAGTGTTTGCCGTGTTGTCATCCTCAATGCCCTGTCAGGATCTTtctgaaatgaagaaaaaactaacaCTTAACAAGTGCCTAAATGTTATTCCTCATAGCAATTTTCTAACATATATGACTGATAACTCACATCATCCTAGCCCAATcaagaaaaatcattcaaaaccTTTCAGGAATACCTCAATTTGCCTTCGGGTTTTTGCAACATCTAGAGGACATGTAGCAGCTCCAGCAAGGCTTCCAGCGACAAAACCAGCAGAAAAGTTTGCTCCTAGAACTCCTGCTGCATTGGATTCCTCACCAACCAGACTAAGAAGTTCTCTCCGGATCTattcaaaagagaaaataaaatgatatatgaCAAATGAATGAAAACCTAGTGCACCTTAACAAGATATCAGTACAAAAAGAACAAAGTTTGAAAGAATGAGATCTCACAGGTTCAAGTGTGGACCAACAAATTGCTGAGAAAGGAACATCACGAGCAAGCTGGGTTCCCATGCCTGTCCAAAGCACGCGGTAGCCTTGCACTGTTACAAAAAGAGTGCCACTTTAATTGGAAATCCAGGAAACAACAAAAGTGTTCAATGCAATATGTTAACATGTATTCAAAAGTATCCTGTTAGTGATTGATTAAGCCTAGTTCAGAATATAGTCAAGTAGCAAATCAACTTACAGCTCTTTTGAACATTATTTGAGCTCTTAACATCAGAGACAACACCAAGTAGGGTCCTCCAGACACCAGGAGGCTTCTTACCGATTTGGGTCTCCTTGAATGCCTATTaccaaataaaggaaaataatgacataaaaagatatgaatataaaaaaaggaaagtaaaaagatatccaaatcaaacaaagaaataacaaaacaatTTGAGAAAGGCTGACAATCAAGAAAACACATAGGGAGTAAACAATAATTggcttaatattaattattttttgagaaATGTCAACATTGTTCATGgataaaaattttgtcataCCAACTTGGACATTTCAcgataaaaatttgtaattccACATAAAAGCCAGAACATAATGAAAATGGTAAACCTATAACTGAAATCATTCAAATCATAACCGGGCAAACAATTGCAAGTTACAGGGGAACCAAAAACTCTGTTTCtgctaaaaatttgaaaaaaattcaacataatGCTGGTTTACATTAACTGGCCATCCCTCAACAAAGCACACCAAATTACCATAAAAAGACCCCTAATTTTTTTGCTCACAAGTCCACCATATGTCCACTAACAAGCCAAAATGAGAATAAGAACACCACCTAAAGGCTGTCATTCCCCTAGGAAGGTGCCCATGCCACAAGTATCATAACCcaagaaaaatttataaattcaggATCATCTCCCCTGAACATGcttcccaaaaaaataataataataaaataaaagtcaacATTGAACATTATAACCTGCATCCTGGTCCTGGCAAGTTCAATAGGGTAGCAAGTTGCGCAAGCTAATGAGCGTGCCAATGATCCTGCAACCAAAGGAACATATGGTGTTGCAAATGGAGCATTCCGGGTCGTTAAATCCTCTAACCAGTTGCGGAACACGTCATAGCAGGGCAGATAGATCCCCACCTGCACAGAAACATGAATGCCCATCAACTAAAGCACTCAACAATTATATAAACCGTACCAAATAATACACTTAAAACTGAAATCACCATTCCAAACTGATAAACTCACCGTTGGTACAGCCAACGCCAGACCAGCATTTGTGCCTCTCCACAGCCTTGAAAATCCTTCCTGCAAAAACAAAATGCAATGCAAGCACAAAAATGTTAGCATTTCTCCAACAATgctagaaaaatattacaaccaGTTTTGGcacaaaaaaaatcatcagaaattgaattaaaaaatccaGTGCAAAAAATCGTTGCCACCAACCTGtcttataattttgtaaaagacATCAAGGGTTCCCTTGTACTGAAAACAATCCGGAGGACAAATTGAAACAGTACCATGAACTCCGGCGCGGGCGCAAGACGGAGAACACCTTAAATCAGCAAACAACtggccaaaaaaataaaaccaagatCAAACGAATTCACAATGAATTTTCaacaaataataacaataaaaagcCAACATTAGCACAAAGCTCAATCAAACGCACCGTTCTCGGTCCAAAATATTCCATGCGAGTAACGATATTACTTAACGGATGCGAATAAGGGACTCCAGCAGCCTGCGCTTGCAGTCTCGtctgaaaacaaatttaacgaaaatgaaaaatgcagactttcaacattaattaaatttttatatttttcaattttacaaaGAATATATCAGATTATTACCTTGGCTACATCAAGAGGATTAACAATAATTGCCGACAAAAAGGCAGCACCGGCTGCGGAGAAAGCTCTCACGCCAAATCCTAACTTCATATCAGATGGCGATGCACTGGCCGTTTGTTGAGACTGCGAAGTACTGAATCCTAGCTTCTCTCTATCAGAAACCACCAATTCCATCAACAGCAAGTCACGACCGTTGACGCCCATAGTTGCCGTTTGCTGGGAACTCATCCATGGATTCTGCGTTTTCACGGCCTCCGCCATCCCTACTAAAAACCCTAGCTAACcaataactttaataaaattattaagaatcAAAATGTGAAactatttcataatttttgaaGCActtcttttaccttttttttcctaattCCTTGTGGAACAAGAAACGGCTTTACCTAAACAAACGGAAGACAGCGTTTGCGAGATTCCAAGGAAAGCGACCTTTCAAAAAAGCAGTAAATTTGTGGAAATAACGGTGGGGAAGGTTCTGTTCTCACTTGAATTCAACCAAGCAGCAGAAGTGAAAATTGGACTGCGCCGCTCATGGAGAGACAAACAAGGCCTTCCTGCGTTTATGTGGCAAGTGATTAGTGGCCGCCGTTAGGTTTCTAGGACTTTTCCCTGAGCCTAATTTACTTGCGTCATGCATGAGCCAATTTGTTTacctaataaaaattataataattattattatccaa
The genomic region above belongs to Mangifera indica cultivar Alphonso chromosome 15, CATAS_Mindica_2.1, whole genome shotgun sequence and contains:
- the LOC123197357 gene encoding mitochondrial carrier protein MTM1-like; this encodes MAEAVKTQNPWMSSQQTATMGVNGRDLLLMELVVSDREKLGFSTSQSQQTASASPSDMKLGFGVRAFSAAGAAFLSAIIVNPLDVAKTRLQAQAAGVPYSHPLSNIVTRMEYFGPRTLFADLRCSPSCARAGVHGTVSICPPDCFQYKGTLDVFYKIIRQEGFSRLWRGTNAGLALAVPTVGIYLPCYDVFRNWLEDLTTRNAPFATPYVPLVAGSLARSLACATCYPIELARTRMQAFKETQIGKKPPGVWRTLLGVVSDVKSSNNVQKSLQGYRVLWTGMGTQLARDVPFSAICWSTLEPIRRELLSLVGEESNAAGVLGANFSAGFVAGSLAGAATCPLDVAKTRRQIEKDPDRALRMTTRQTLIEVWRDSGIKGLFTGVGPRVARVGPSVGIVVSFYEVVKYALHNS